A genomic window from Fusarium oxysporum Fo47 chromosome VIII, complete sequence includes:
- a CDS encoding S-adenosyl-L-methionine-dependent methyltransferase: MSSNEKPQHLEPSKLGTKQYWDDLYTNEITNHAADPSDIGTVWFDDSDAEAKILEFLDGLLDPSDPDSPVLSHDTTTFLDLGCGNGSLLFSLREEDWSARALGVDYSPQSIALARQIATTKDDLEKPVEFEEWDLIAGPYSPVLNGEQTEGWDVVLDKGTFDAISLSDEKDAQGRRLCECYRERVLPLVRKGGVFLVTSCNWTETELRGWFEKTSEEGFQVVGRVEYRSFSFGGHKGQTISTLCFRRV; encoded by the exons ATGTCCTCAAACGAAAAGCCCCAGCACCTTGAGCCGTCAAAGCTTGGCACAAAACAATA CTGGGATGACCTTTACACGAATGAGATAACAAACCACGCCGCTGATCCCTCCGACATCGGAACTGTTTGGTTTGACGATTCAGATGCCGAAGCAaagatccttgagttcctaGACGGTCTGCTTGACCCCTCTGACCCAGACTCGCCTGTCCTCTCCCACGACACCACCACCTTTCTCGATCTTGGCTGCGGCAACggttctcttctcttctccctgCGCGAAGAGGATTGGTCTGCACGAGCTCTTGGCGTGGACTACAGCCCCCAAAGCATTGCACTCGCGAGACAAATTGCCACCACAAAAGACGACCTTGAGAAGCCTGTCGAATTCGAAGAGTGGGATCTTATAGCTGGACCATACAGCCCTGTCCTCAACGGCGAGCAGACCGAGGGCTGGGATGTGGTACTGGACAAGGGTACCTTCGATGCCATCTCTCTAAGCGACGAGAAAGATGCCCAAGGACGACGGCTATGTGAATGTTATCGAGAGCGAGTGTTACCCCTTGTTCGAAAGGGTGGCGTCTTCTTGGTGACAAGCTGCAACTGGACCGAGACGGAGTTGAGAGGCTGGTTCGAAAAGACCAGCGAAGAAGGGTTCCAAGTCGTTGGCAGAGTTGAATATCGTTCCTTCAGCTTTGGAGGCCACAAAGGCCAAACAATCAGTACGCTCTGCTTCCGCAGGGTATAA
- a CDS encoding cytochrome P450: MVGSNSPSFSSSSERISHQLVKFKHINVAIMLILSPSFMLGAAALLVITHIIIRLTSATAKVPGPFVSNFTSLVLKWHELNANRTMYIHELHKRYGPVVRVAPNEVSFTSIDALKEIYGSGGSGYDKTEFYDLFQVYGKRTMFSTLVKGDHAKRRRMIGDRYANSNVMKQAPLAGIQERSKRFVERCVDSPDKTADVFVRALHAYACDCVTHQLFHPYGSNCLQNKDDEEMMHQVAADDSLQNRLVQYYSPILHRLGSSILTSFAKPRLIPLADNFVIENAKENGAADFTVLNRLKEKDSVLDTIDMAAECLDHMAAGIDTTGDVLCFLMWELSQPRSTKYQRLLREEFRSKPDAHFDELPMLDAVLNEGLRCFPAIPMSLPRYVPHGGRVIDGFSLPEKSVVSCQALSVHRINDHVFPEPDKFYPERWLEAEGDADRRRHQWAFSSGGRGCIGKHLAMAEMKTLLRDVYSRYETEPDESMKSESMAMDDQLISSRPLGKRCLLKFVPVKG, translated from the exons ATGGTTGGATCCAACTCTccctctttctcttcatcaagtgAGAGAATCAGCCATCAATTAGTCAAGTTCAAACATATCAACGTTGCTATAATGTTGATACTATCACCAAGCTTCATGCTTGGAGCCGCCGCTCTCCTTGTCATTACTCATATCATTATCCGCTTGACTTCGGCTACCGCAAAGGTTCCCGGTCCCTTCGTATCCAACTTCACCTCACTTGTACTGAAATGGCACGAACTCAATGCCAACCGTACCATGTACATTCACGAGCTTCATAAGAGATATGGCCCAGTGGTCAGGGTCGCACCCAATGAGGTCTCCTTCACTTCGATTGATGCTCTCAAAGAAATTTATGGTTCCGGTGGTAGCGGATATGACAAGACCGAGTTTTATGACCTCTTTCAAGTCTACGGCAAGCG AACAATGTTCTCAACATTGGTTAAAGGCGAC CATGCGAAACGACGGAGGATGATTGGCGATAGATATGCCAACAGCAACGTAATGAAGCAAGCCCCCCTGGCCGGGATACAAGAACGCTCCAAGAGGTTTGTTGAGCGTTGTGTTGACTCACCTGACAAGACGGCAGACGTATTTGTAAG AGCGTTGCACGCATATGCTTGTGATTGTGTTACGCACCAGTTGTTTCACCCATATGGAAGCAACTGCCTGCAAAACAAGGACGATGAAGAAATGATGCATCAAGTTGCTGCCGATGACAGTCTTCAAA ACCGTCTGGTTCAGTACTATAGCCCGATTCTTCACCGTCTTGGATCCAGCATTCTGACTAGCTTTGCCAAACCTCGATTGATTCCCCTGGCCGACAACTTTGTGATTGAAAACGCCAAAGAAAATGGTGCGGCAGATTTCACCGTATTAAACCGgctcaaggagaaggatagCGTCCTTGATACTATCGACATGGCTGCCGAGTGTCTCGATCATATGGCTGCTGGCATCGATACAACCGGCGACGTTCTGTGCTTCTTAATGTGGGAACTTTCACAACCCCGGTCGACAAAGTATCAACGACTTCTGCGAGAAGAGTTTCGAAGCAAGCCTGACGCCCACTTTGACGAGTTGCCCATGCTAGATGCTGTCCTAAACGAGGGACTGAGATGTTTCCCCGCTATTCCAATGTCATTGCCTCGATACGTCCCCCACGGTGGCCGTGTCATTGATGGGTTCTCCTTACCCGAGAAGTCAGTTGTCAGTTGTCAGGCCCTTTCAGTTCACCGAATCAACGATCATGTCTTCCCCGAGCCGGACAAGTTCTACCCTGAAAGGTGGTTGGAAGCCGAAGGAGACGCTGACCGACGAAGACACCAATGGGCCTTCTCCagtggaggaagaggatgcaTCGGGAAACA CCTTGCCATGGCGGAGATGAAGACCCTGCTGCGAGACGTGTATTCACGATACGAAACTGAGCCGGATGAATCAATGAAGAGCGAATCTATGGCGATGGACGATCAATTGATATCCTCACGACCTCTCGGAAAGCGATGCCTCCTTAAATTCGTGCCTGTGAAGGGCTGA
- a CDS encoding domain found in IF2B/IF5-domain-containing protein: MALVNVRRDVSDAFYRYKMERLQTKIEGKGNGIKTVVVNLSSVAASLARPGSYVIKYFGFELGAQTNIDPKDDRWIINGAHDAPKLQDHLDGFINKFVLCKKCKNPETDVVIKDDRILLDCKACGQRTDVDIRLKLSGFILKNQPKKGKKDKAERRAAKKARQNGNAANGTNGQNGAGSDEASENGSNDNGDEDVGSDDEFQKVAAEAAEAAQENEVKEHEWAVDMSEEAVKARQASLPGEFKQKLNIGDDDDEEGEGGPTIYDELGDWIQSQAEEKGSVDKVESIDIYVKAKELGIEGKHRSVLVLVQTIFDKNIVAQIPKRASMLKQFVTSERHEKALLGGTERLVGTLAADHPEMFQSIVKILQLYYHYDLISEEVVTKWGSKASKKYTDISTSKKVRKAAEPFLTWLAEADSEESSDEE, translated from the exons ATGGCTCTCGTCAACGTTCGTCGCGATGTCAGCGATGCTTTCTATCGTTACAAGATGGAGCGTCTGCAGACCAAGATTGAAGGTAAAGGAAACGGTATCAAGACCGTTGTCGTCAACCTGAGCAGCGTTGCTGCCTCTCTTGCCCGCCCTGGTTCTTATGTCATTAAGTACTTTGGTTTTGAGCTTGGTGCTCAGACCAACATTGATCCCAAAGACGACCGTTGGATCATCAACGGTGCTCACGATGCCCCCAAGCTTCAGGATCACCTCGATGGGTTCATCAACAAGTTCGTCCTCTGCAAGAAATGCAAGAACCCCGAGACCGATGTTGTCATCAAGGATGATCGTATCCTGCTTGACTGCAAAGCCTGCGGTCAGCGTACCGATGTCGACATCCGCCTGAAGCTCAGTGGCTTTATCCTCAAGAACCAGcccaagaagggcaagaaggacaaggccgAGCGCAGggctgccaagaaggctcGACAGAACGGCAATGCTGCCAACGGCACCAATGGTCAGAATGGTGCTGGCAGTGATGAGGCATCTGAGAACGGCTCAAACGATAACGGCGACGAGGACGTTGGCAGTGACGACGAGTTCCAAAAGGTTGCGGCAGAGGCCGCCGAAGCCGCTCAGGAGAACGAAGTCAAGGAGCATGAATGGGCTGTTGACATGAGCGAGGAAGCCGTCAAGGCCCGTCAGGCCTCTCTCCCCGGCGAGTTCAAGCAGAAGCTCAAtattggcgatgatgatgatgaagaaggcgaggGTGGCCCCACCATCTacgatgagcttggcgacTGGATCCAGTCCCAGGCCGAGGAAAAGGGCAGCGTTGACAAGGTCGAATCCATCGACATCTatgtcaaggccaaggagcttgGTATCGAAGGCAAGCATCGTAgtgttcttgttcttgtccaAACCATCTTCGATAAGAACATTGTTGCCCAAATTCCCAAGCGTGCTAGCATGCTCAAGCAG TTTGTTACCTCTGAGCGCCACGAGAAGGCTCTTCTCGGCGGAACCGAACGTCTCGTCGGTACTCTGGCCGCCGACCACCCCGAGATGTTCCAGTCTATCGTCAAGATTCTCCAGCTCTACTACCACTATGACCTGATCAGCGAGGAGGTCGTGACCAAGTGGGGATCCAAGGCTAGCAAGAAGTACACTGACATCTCCACCTCCAAGAAGGTTCGCAAGGCTGCTGAGCCTTTCTTGACCTGGCTTGCCGAGGCTGATTCGGAGGAGTCTTCTGACGAGGAGTAA